The proteins below are encoded in one region of Pseudophryne corroboree isolate aPseCor3 chromosome 8, aPseCor3.hap2, whole genome shotgun sequence:
- the LOC134948284 gene encoding serine/arginine repetitive matrix protein 1-like: MSKDKQTRSAPSPTPSDLSLHSNEEWEPTQEADTTGQACSDQPRSSRAHEKSKKKPSRKARSQPEEQSEEEASGEDAGPKKPRGPRYTEAENCTLVDCVDRSYDVLYGPRAQTTAARTKRSIWESIASQVTAISGNRRSTRNCLKRYSDCRRQTKKKMGIQRRHETATGGGPALNLKWLPWEDVIRRRMNPAMVEGVRGGVDSSRPAGFPEEEEPPRRRKKAGDKPSKRRSDDRPAQRTSPARRTSPAHGPSPVQQASAAARGPSPAPQASGARRSSPVRHSSSSRSLSPVHQTTSAHRLSPVRQTSAHRTSPVCQTPSATTPQDGRQTSAPARRPSPDRRLSRSSGTVTEEPQDTTLVDPSPDLFESTGLTDETFLGFEDSRADVSSQTLEKSSETRTSGAPGAAASQDGEVVPRTSSGLASGIGSYFRPDLLQESSEDDEVEVQEAPVTTSLPAQIQVVADIQEGQNPSTVQRVHTLASEIGTRQDTYTNVVGSRLDNIERTMEKMANSLLELQKTLSDSTATILQVRMQDHRESMTVLNILAESMTRLVDNTACLVASNQNMSESHRHSSSSQQVIATTLQMIYDKLPGTANQHAGDPPYPPSQATRTPRTLPQVPSQYRQSQMYQGYTGMYPTPQMPPPPATQSSAAWAQRTSQHTPQPPRTSTPYQGEEEDPDRLPP, translated from the exons atgtcaaaggacaagcagacccgatccgccccttcccccaccccctcggatctatcccttcatagcaacgaggagtgggagccaacccaggaggcggatacgaccggccaggcatgtagtgaccagccgcggtcgtcaagggcccatgagaagtccaagaaaaagcctagtagaaag gcaagaagccagccagaggagcagtcggaggaggaagcctctggtgaagatgcaggaccgaaaaagccgcgtggacccagatatactgaggcggaaaactgtaccctagtggattgcgtcgacaggtcctacgacgttttgtatggaccaagggcacagacaacagcagctaggacaaagcgaagcatctgggaatccattgcgagtcaagtcactgcaatatctggaaaccgccggagcaccagaaattgcttgaagcggtacagtgattgccgcagacagaccaagaagaagatggggattcagcgccgacatgagacagctacgggaggtggcccggctctcaacctgaagtggctaccctgggaggatgttattagaaggcgcatgaaccctgccatggtcgaaggagttcgcggaggtgtggactctagccgtcctgctggctttcccgaggaggaagaaccgcccagaagacggaagaaggcgggagataagccgtccaaaaggaggtctgatg acaggcctgcccagaggacatcacctgcgcgcaggacatcgccagcgcacggaccatcacctgtgcagcaggcatcggcagcagcgcgcggaccatcacctgcgccgcaagcatcgggagcgcgcagatcgtcacctgtgcgccacagttcgtcatcgcgcagtttgtcacctgtgcaccagacgacgtcagcgcacagactatcacctgtgcgccagacatcagcgcacagaacttcacctgtgtgccagacaccgtcggcgaccacaccacaagatgggcgccaaacatcagctcctgcgcgcaggccatcaccagatcgtcgtctctccaggagctctgggactgtgactgaagagcctcaagacacaacccttgtggacccatcacccgatctgtttgagtctacagggttaacagacgaaacttttcttgggtttgaggacagccgtgcagacgtatccagccagacccttgaaaagtcttccgaaacgaggacaagtggagctcctggagcagcggcatcacaggatggagaag tggtgccacggaccagcagcggactagcttcggggattggttcctacttcaggccggatctcctacaggagtcgtcagaggatgacgaggtggaagtgcaggaggctccagttactacatccctgc ctgcccaaatccaagttgtggcagacatccaggaagggcagaatccctcaactgttcagagggttcacaccctggcatcagagattgggacacgccaggatacatacacaaatgtcgtgggaagcagactggacaacattgagaggacaatggagaaaatggcaaacagtctgcttgaactgcaaaagactctttccgacagcacggccacaatactacaggtCAGAATGCAAGATCATAGGGAGAGTATGACCGTACTTAacattctggccgaatccatgaCCCGGCTCGTGGACAACACTGCATGTCTGGTAGCAAGCAATCAAAACATGTCGGAGAGTCATCGACactcctcatccagccaacaggtcatcgcaaccacactgcagatgatctatgataagctcccaggaacagctaatcaacacgctggtgatccaccatatccgccgtcgcaagccacaaggacgcctcgtacccttcctcaagtcccatcccagtacagacagtcacagatgtaccagggatatacagggatgtaccccaccccccagatgcctccaccaccggccacaCAATCTTCAGCAGCATGGGCACAGAGGACCAGTCAACatactccccagcctcccaggacatccacgccctatcagggggaagaagaggatccggacagacttccaccataa